In Shewanella glacialimarina, the genomic stretch TTAGTTATGTGGCAATGGAAGTACAGCCGCTTGAAACAGATGAATACCGTCGTCTCGTTTCCCAAGGGTTAGATGCTGTAATGGTTTATCAAGAAACCTATCGGGCGCACACTTATGCAAAACATCATACCCGCGGTAAAAAACAAGATTTTAATTATCGTCTCGATACTCCTGACAGGGTCGCTAAGTCTGGGGTGGATAAAATCGGATTAGGGGTGCTGTTAGGGTTAGATGACTGGCGTATAGATGCGTTATTAATGGGGTATCATCTTGATTATCTTGAGCGACAATATTGGCGAACCCGCTACAGTATTTCACTGCCAAGGTTACGGCCATGCACCGGCGGAATTGAACCTAAAGTCGTGTTAACCGATATAGGCTTAGTGCAAATGATTTGTGCATTTAGACTGTTTAATCATCAGCTTGATATTAGTTTGTCTACCCGTGAAACCCCTGAATTTAGAGATAACATATTGCCACTTGGGATCACCAATATCAGTGCGGGCAGTTCAACCCAACCAGGGGGTTATCAGCAGCCAAATAGTCAGTTGGATCAGTTTGAAATAAGCGACCAGCGCAATGTTGGACAGGTGATAGCAGCCATGCAACAAAAGGGCTTTAATCCAGTGTTTAAAGATTGGGAAAATAGCTGGATAAAATGATAATCGAAACGGTTAAATACTGTACATTTTAGCCAGTATGAGCGATACTGAGTTAAGTTTTATTGGTTATCAGAGGACGTATTATGCAAATTCAATCCGCGTATTCATCGGGCGTTCAAGGTTTACAAAATTCTCAACAAGGTCTGGCGCAGGCAACTACCGCAGTTGCAGCTCCCGATCCTAAGCCGACAGCACCTGCGGCTCAACAGGATACGGTAACATTAAGTAGCCAAGCTGTTGAACAGTCAGATAAAACCAGTGCATTAGTCTCTGCCGTTGAATCAGAACAGCAAGGCGAAGCTTCAGTTAAAGTGATAGAAGCCGCTACCGAAACGGTTGGCAGCATTATCAATATTGAGGCCTAATGAGTTAAGTGAGCGGTGAGCGTTTAATGAATCTTTAGCGCCACAGCACCACTTATCTCACTTGTGATGAAAAATGGACATTCGTCAATCAAGCTTACCAAGCAATAATTTTCAACCTGCGACGAGTCAATCTAAGCAGGTTGACGTTGTTTCTGCTTCAAACCTAGCTTCAGCAAATTTAGCTTCAATAAGTTCGGTATCAACCATTCCGTCTTCAAGTGCGGCTTCAAGCACAAGTTTAGCGGCCAATGTGGCACTTACAACAGCTAAGCCAATTGCTAAATCAACCGTTACCCCAACGGCAGCAGCTGTTAGCCAAAATGTATCGCCTGTGGTATCTCCCGCTGCCGTCAAAACAGCAAGTTTTGCTACTGTATCGCCGATCAACACCAGTAGCGCTGCAGCTAATCAAAACCCGAGTGTTACCCCAACTAACAGTCCCAGCACTATTTCATCTAATGGGTTTAATTTGCGCACTGGTGCAAGTCATATTGCGGCTATTAATCCTGCACAAATAGCTAAACCTGAAGTGAGTCAAACAAGTGCTGTTAGTGTTGATGCAATACAAGCAGTCAATATTTTTGCCACAGCAGAACCTAGCGAAACAGAGCCTAGTGAAACAGAACCGACTAATACCAAAACCGATTATCAGCAGTTGTTTCAACAGCAAACACAAACCGAGCCTAATGTAGACGTTGAAAAAGAGCGCATTAATCCTTTTGAAGATAAAACACCACCAAGTAAGGCGAATACCGGGCTTAGTCAAAGTGCTGTTAGTCAGAGCGCGGTTGATCAGGATACCGATAATCGTCAGCAAGACGCTCAAGTAAACGGTCAAGCAGAACAAGCTTCAACATCAGAACAAGCCATTGCTGCTGAGCAACAAAAACAGCAGCAACAAGCGCAAGAACAACAGCAACAGCAGGCTAGTGATCAAGTTGAGCAGCAGCAACAAAAAATTGTCCAAGCCGAACAACAAATAATCAGTGAATTATCAAGGCGTGATATTGAGGTAAAAACCCACGAACAAGCCCACAAAGCCGTGGGTGGAATGTTTGCGCAAAGTCCTTCTTTTTCTTATGAAAAAGGCCCCGATGGTAAACGTTATGCGGTTGATGGTGAAGTTCAAATTGATGTGGGTGCTGTCTCTGGCGATCCACAAGCGACATTTAATAAAATGCAAAAGGTATATGCCGCTGCAATGGCGCCTAATCAGCCATCTAGTGCCGATATTCGTGTCGCAGCTGAAGCGGTACAAAAAAT encodes the following:
- the thiH gene encoding 2-iminoacetate synthase ThiH, which produces MRYSETFSQLNIDDLSMKLYASSAADVERALQHASGNLNSLMALLSPAAQPYIEQMAQESARLTRQRFGANLGLYLPLYLSNLCANECDYCGFTMSNKIKRKTLNDDEILAEVDIIKSRGFDSVLLVSGEHETKVGIEYFAHVLPQIKQHFSYVAMEVQPLETDEYRRLVSQGLDAVMVYQETYRAHTYAKHHTRGKKQDFNYRLDTPDRVAKSGVDKIGLGVLLGLDDWRIDALLMGYHLDYLERQYWRTRYSISLPRLRPCTGGIEPKVVLTDIGLVQMICAFRLFNHQLDISLSTRETPEFRDNILPLGITNISAGSSTQPGGYQQPNSQLDQFEISDQRNVGQVIAAMQQKGFNPVFKDWENSWIK
- a CDS encoding chemotaxis protein, whose protein sequence is MQIQSAYSSGVQGLQNSQQGLAQATTAVAAPDPKPTAPAAQQDTVTLSSQAVEQSDKTSALVSAVESEQQGEASVKVIEAATETVGSIINIEA
- a CDS encoding putative metalloprotease CJM1_0395 family protein, translated to MDIRQSSLPSNNFQPATSQSKQVDVVSASNLASANLASISSVSTIPSSSAASSTSLAANVALTTAKPIAKSTVTPTAAAVSQNVSPVVSPAAVKTASFATVSPINTSSAAANQNPSVTPTNSPSTISSNGFNLRTGASHIAAINPAQIAKPEVSQTSAVSVDAIQAVNIFATAEPSETEPSETEPTNTKTDYQQLFQQQTQTEPNVDVEKERINPFEDKTPPSKANTGLSQSAVSQSAVDQDTDNRQQDAQVNGQAEQASTSEQAIAAEQQKQQQQAQEQQQQQASDQVEQQQQKIVQAEQQIISELSRRDIEVKTHEQAHKAVGGMFAQSPSFSYEKGPDGKRYAVDGEVQIDVGAVSGDPQATFNKMQKVYAAAMAPNQPSSADIRVAAEAVQKMNQAKAEMAELRQEKIIPAEDIQHINELANTYKQADAQQNGFQQSQLAPFTLAENNTATADAKSRFSQKMAESQDTRTPQVPLATLAYLQNQAAPNTYSTNSFMYDKSDQALAFSV